A genomic stretch from Arachis stenosperma cultivar V10309 chromosome 3, arast.V10309.gnm1.PFL2, whole genome shotgun sequence includes:
- the LOC130970426 gene encoding putative transcription factor bHLH086 isoform X1 codes for MALAKDQIPHDSSMGSKVQSCVFNENNEYHKSVLEEEDGSQSTNGFSNDSAITHSPPLCGNAYAYKATNYQLEEEQQSLIDFKGSCYNTLTQVASESLLNFEQNRMVPGNSYMKDDTNVWDNNLHHQWSQISPRSTSELRPVQDSSCFQSSSSSYSTIVNSAKEKQLHGESSSYGWFYSQQTIPAHSIQDPAVQEPISKKRISMQAEKMKAGKKQCTDESKMPKSNKLGASKDPQSVAAKNRRERISERLKTLQELVPNGSKVDLVTMLEKAISYVKFLQLQVKVLAADEFWPVQGGKAPDISQVKEAIDAILSSQRSEKQVQQPQSR; via the exons ATGGCACTGGCCAAAGACCAAATTCCTCATGATTCAAGCATGGGAAGCAAGGTTCAAAGTTGTGTTTTCAATGAAAATAATGAGTACCACAAATCAGTGCTAGAAGAGGAAGATGGCTCACAAAGCACCAATGGGTTCAGCAATGATTCAGCTATAACCCATTCTCCTCCTCTATGTGGCAATGCCTATGCTTATAAGGCCACAAACTATCAACTTGAGGAGGAACAACAATCTCTGATTGATTTCAAAGGTAGTTGCTACAACACTTTAACACAAGTAGCTAGTGAATCTTTGCTTAACTTTGAGCAGAACAGAATGGTCCCTGGCAACAGCTACATGAAAGATGACACTAATGTTTGGGACAACAATCTGCATCATCAATGGAGTCAGATTAGTCCAAGAAGCACTTCAGAGCTGCGACCGGTGCAGGATTCAAGTTGCTTCCAGTCTTCTAGTAGTAGCTACAGCACCATAGTCAACAGTGCAAAAGAGAAGCAATTACATGGTGAGAGTTCATCATATGGTTGGTTCTATTCTCAACAAACTATACCTGCTCATAGCATCCAGGACCCTGCAGTTCAAGAACCAATATCCAAAAAGCGCATTTCAATG CAGGCTGAGAAAATGAAAGCTGGCAAGAAGCAATGCACAGATGAGAGTAAAATGCCAAAATCCAACAAGTTAGGAGCATCCAAGGATCCTCAAAGTGTTGCTGCTAAG AATAGAAGAGAGAGGATAAGTGAGCGGCTCAAGACACTACAAGAACTAGTTCCCAATGGCTCCAAA GTTGATTTGGTTACAATGCTGGAGAAAGCAATTAGCTATGTGAAGTTTCTTCAGCTTCAAGTGAAG GTGTTGGCAGCTGATGAATTTTGGCCTGTTCAAGGTGGAAAAGCTCCTGATATCTCTCAAGTAAAAGAAGCCATTGATGCAATTCTTTCATCCCAAAGATCAGAGAAACAAGTTCAGCAACCTCAAagtagatga
- the LOC130967561 gene encoding double-stranded RNA-binding protein 4-like isoform X1 produces MEIPTQIQLPEHMAASSSSPQPPPQPPTSSSLVQHVSPSSSPLPQHLRYKNRLQEFAQRSNIPLPGYQTTNEGTPHAPKFRATVCVDGTSYTSQVTFSQRKAAEQDAARIALESLNEKIKDDRCPLVSENTSISKSIMNEYATKLNVERPTYNTVQLEGLLPRFMSFVIFNGTKYSSVIGKNKKEAEQLAARAAILSVLAGDSSSTTLYEIIRSKSSFYGIAKPNESQVTNGSIVLPIGTTEYASDLQDHKDKEVPMATNNGEKRIDVVPASSNMLSSSQELQMPIHVPCVEGPCPPKSSSLQPGGSELGQLAASDASNSGSKRRKNKKKANKRARLESMLPSAADPCSVAQ; encoded by the exons ATGGAGATTCCGACCCAGATTCAACTCCCCGAACACATGGCGGCTTCTTCATCTTCGcctcaaccaccaccacaaccaCCCACTTCTTCCTCTCTCGTTCAACATGTGTCTCCATCTTCCTCTCCTCTTCCTC AACACCTAAGGTACAAAAATCGCTTACAAGAATTTGCTCAGAGATCAAATATACCCCTTCCTGGGTATCAAACGACTAATGAAGGGACTCCACATGCACCAAAGTTTAGGGCAACTGTGTGCGTGGATGGTACAAGCTATACCTCTCAAGTGACTTTCTCTCAGAGAAAGGCTGCTGAACAAGATGCAGCGAGAATAGCACTGGAGAGCCTGAATGAAAAGATTAAAGACGATAGATGCCCTCTTGTTTCTGAG AATACTTCGATTTCCAAGTCTATCATGAATGAATATGCCACAAAGCTAAATGTAGAAAGGCCTACTTACAATACTGTTCAACTAGAAGGGTTGCTTCCTCGCTTTATGTCTTTTGTGATCTTCAATGGTACAAAATACTCTAGTGTTAttggaaaaaacaaaaaagaggcCGAGCAGTTAGCAGCACGTGCTGCTATTCTTTCCGTTCTTG CAGGTGATTCTAGCTCAACAACACTGTATGAGATAATAAGATCAAAATCTAGTTTTTATGGAATAGCAAAACCAAATGAATCCCAAGTTACTAATGGAAGCATCGTCTTACCCATAGGAACTACAGAATATGCTTCTGACTTACAGGATCATAAAGATAAAGAGGTTCCTATGGCCACTAATAATGGTGAGAAGAGAATTGATGTTGTTCCTGCTTCGTCCAATATGCTTTCATCATCTCAAGAGCTTCAGATGCCCATACATGTACCATGTGTTGAGGGCCCTTGTCCTCCAAAAAGTTCCTCTCTTCAGCCAGGAGGTTCAGAATTGGGTCAGCTGGCTGCTAGTGATGCTTCCAATTCCGGTTCAAAGAGGcgaaagaacaagaagaaggcAAATAAGAGGGCTCGGTTGGAATCCAT GTTACCAAGTGCAGCAGATCCTTGTTCAGTAGCACAATGA
- the LOC130970426 gene encoding putative transcription factor bHLH086 isoform X2 — protein MALAKDQIPHDSSMGSKVQSCVFNENNEYHKSVLEEEDGSQSTNGFSNDSAITHSPPLCGNAYAYKATNYQLEEEQQSLIDFKGSCYNTLTQVASESLLNFEQNRMVPGNSYMKDDTNVWDNNLHHQWSQISPRSTSELRPVQDSSCFQSSSSSYSTIVNSAKEKQLHGESSSYGWFYSQQTIPAHSIQDPAVQEPISKKRISMAEKMKAGKKQCTDESKMPKSNKLGASKDPQSVAAKNRRERISERLKTLQELVPNGSKVDLVTMLEKAISYVKFLQLQVKVLAADEFWPVQGGKAPDISQVKEAIDAILSSQRSEKQVQQPQSR, from the exons ATGGCACTGGCCAAAGACCAAATTCCTCATGATTCAAGCATGGGAAGCAAGGTTCAAAGTTGTGTTTTCAATGAAAATAATGAGTACCACAAATCAGTGCTAGAAGAGGAAGATGGCTCACAAAGCACCAATGGGTTCAGCAATGATTCAGCTATAACCCATTCTCCTCCTCTATGTGGCAATGCCTATGCTTATAAGGCCACAAACTATCAACTTGAGGAGGAACAACAATCTCTGATTGATTTCAAAGGTAGTTGCTACAACACTTTAACACAAGTAGCTAGTGAATCTTTGCTTAACTTTGAGCAGAACAGAATGGTCCCTGGCAACAGCTACATGAAAGATGACACTAATGTTTGGGACAACAATCTGCATCATCAATGGAGTCAGATTAGTCCAAGAAGCACTTCAGAGCTGCGACCGGTGCAGGATTCAAGTTGCTTCCAGTCTTCTAGTAGTAGCTACAGCACCATAGTCAACAGTGCAAAAGAGAAGCAATTACATGGTGAGAGTTCATCATATGGTTGGTTCTATTCTCAACAAACTATACCTGCTCATAGCATCCAGGACCCTGCAGTTCAAGAACCAATATCCAAAAAGCGCATTTCAATG GCTGAGAAAATGAAAGCTGGCAAGAAGCAATGCACAGATGAGAGTAAAATGCCAAAATCCAACAAGTTAGGAGCATCCAAGGATCCTCAAAGTGTTGCTGCTAAG AATAGAAGAGAGAGGATAAGTGAGCGGCTCAAGACACTACAAGAACTAGTTCCCAATGGCTCCAAA GTTGATTTGGTTACAATGCTGGAGAAAGCAATTAGCTATGTGAAGTTTCTTCAGCTTCAAGTGAAG GTGTTGGCAGCTGATGAATTTTGGCCTGTTCAAGGTGGAAAAGCTCCTGATATCTCTCAAGTAAAAGAAGCCATTGATGCAATTCTTTCATCCCAAAGATCAGAGAAACAAGTTCAGCAACCTCAAagtagatga
- the LOC130967561 gene encoding double-stranded RNA-binding protein 4-like isoform X2 — translation MEIPTQIQLPEHMAASSSSPQPPPQPPTSSSLVQHVSPSSSPLPQHLRYKNRLQEFAQRSNIPLPGYQTTNEGTPHAPKFRATVCVDGTSYTSQVTFSQRKAAEQDAARIALESLNEKIKDDRCPLVSENTSISKSIMNEYATKLNVERPTYNTVQLEGLLPRFMSFVIFNGTKYSSVIGKNKKEAEQLAARAAILSVLGDSSSTTLYEIIRSKSSFYGIAKPNESQVTNGSIVLPIGTTEYASDLQDHKDKEVPMATNNGEKRIDVVPASSNMLSSSQELQMPIHVPCVEGPCPPKSSSLQPGGSELGQLAASDASNSGSKRRKNKKKANKRARLESMLPSAADPCSVAQ, via the exons ATGGAGATTCCGACCCAGATTCAACTCCCCGAACACATGGCGGCTTCTTCATCTTCGcctcaaccaccaccacaaccaCCCACTTCTTCCTCTCTCGTTCAACATGTGTCTCCATCTTCCTCTCCTCTTCCTC AACACCTAAGGTACAAAAATCGCTTACAAGAATTTGCTCAGAGATCAAATATACCCCTTCCTGGGTATCAAACGACTAATGAAGGGACTCCACATGCACCAAAGTTTAGGGCAACTGTGTGCGTGGATGGTACAAGCTATACCTCTCAAGTGACTTTCTCTCAGAGAAAGGCTGCTGAACAAGATGCAGCGAGAATAGCACTGGAGAGCCTGAATGAAAAGATTAAAGACGATAGATGCCCTCTTGTTTCTGAG AATACTTCGATTTCCAAGTCTATCATGAATGAATATGCCACAAAGCTAAATGTAGAAAGGCCTACTTACAATACTGTTCAACTAGAAGGGTTGCTTCCTCGCTTTATGTCTTTTGTGATCTTCAATGGTACAAAATACTCTAGTGTTAttggaaaaaacaaaaaagaggcCGAGCAGTTAGCAGCACGTGCTGCTATTCTTTCCGTTCTTG GTGATTCTAGCTCAACAACACTGTATGAGATAATAAGATCAAAATCTAGTTTTTATGGAATAGCAAAACCAAATGAATCCCAAGTTACTAATGGAAGCATCGTCTTACCCATAGGAACTACAGAATATGCTTCTGACTTACAGGATCATAAAGATAAAGAGGTTCCTATGGCCACTAATAATGGTGAGAAGAGAATTGATGTTGTTCCTGCTTCGTCCAATATGCTTTCATCATCTCAAGAGCTTCAGATGCCCATACATGTACCATGTGTTGAGGGCCCTTGTCCTCCAAAAAGTTCCTCTCTTCAGCCAGGAGGTTCAGAATTGGGTCAGCTGGCTGCTAGTGATGCTTCCAATTCCGGTTCAAAGAGGcgaaagaacaagaagaaggcAAATAAGAGGGCTCGGTTGGAATCCAT GTTACCAAGTGCAGCAGATCCTTGTTCAGTAGCACAATGA